A stretch of Lysinibacillus agricola DNA encodes these proteins:
- a CDS encoding sigma factor-like helix-turn-helix DNA-binding protein — protein MLEIDKEYWIGKDEQLPFFSTGASKYGLDVASQRVDRLNRRITSLEIKLEHYQAIEKEIRENIEKLEGLEYKIAKLRFIDGMTYQEIADELKYSYGYIRKVVSQGNKEVTIRLVKQ, from the coding sequence ATGTTGGAGATAGACAAGGAGTATTGGATAGGTAAGGATGAGCAGTTACCATTCTTTTCAACTGGTGCTAGTAAGTACGGACTTGATGTTGCATCTCAGCGAGTAGATCGTTTGAACAGACGTATTACGTCACTTGAAATTAAGCTTGAGCATTACCAGGCAATTGAAAAAGAAATTCGAGAGAACATAGAGAAGCTAGAAGGATTGGAATATAAAATTGCTAAATTGCGTTTTATTGATGGCATGACCTATCAGGAGATTGCTGATGAGTTAAAGTATTCATATGGTTATATTCGGAAAGTAGTGTCACAAGGTAACAAAGAGGTAACAATAAGACTTGTCAAACAGTGA
- a CDS encoding BrxA/BrxB family bacilliredoxin gives MNAYDEYMKQVVKPMREELVEAGFTELTTADAVNEFMAETKGTSLVVINSVCGCAAGLARPAAREAVEAVKPDHLVTVFAGQDPEATAAMRGFFEDVPPSSPSMAILKDGELAYFIPREQIEGFPVEQIVTHLTGVLEQTCEK, from the coding sequence ATGAACGCTTACGATGAATATATGAAGCAGGTAGTGAAGCCGATGCGTGAGGAGTTAGTGGAGGCTGGATTTACGGAGCTTACGACGGCTGATGCGGTGAATGAATTTATGGCAGAGACGAAGGGGACTTCGTTGGTGGTGATTAACTCGGTTTGTGGTTGTGCGGCTGGGTTGGCGCGTCCGGCTGCTCGTGAGGCAGTGGAGGCGGTTAAGCCTGATCATCTTGTGACTGTTTTTGCGGGGCAGGATCCTGAAGCGACTGCTGCGATGCGTGGCTTTTTTGAGGATGTGCCACCAAGTTCACCGTCGATGGCGATTTTAAAGGATGGGGAATTGGCATACTTTATTCCACGTGAACAGATTGAAGGGTTCCCTGTGGAGCAAATTGTTACACATTTAACAGGTGTTTTAGAGCAAACATGCGAGAAATAA
- a CDS encoding peptidoglycan recognition protein family protein — protein MTYFIEKRLMSGLPNVALTAIKYVIAHESGNPNNYGPNALENELAFMNQNKATAFTSHWVGGGGRIVQVAPVNRVQYGCGPIGNPLSYAQVELARTNDKEQFKKDYAAYIWLLRELAKEAGMPIVLDSSGDGIKSHRWIADTLGGTTHNDPFPYLQTMGITDEQFKLDIKNGLDKQQTDKDDDIMQFTNETTKAAVRDYIKQSVDKKLIDKSWLDKFDQGTMTGGDYEGLKIIIAQRSN, from the coding sequence ATGACTTATTTTATAGAAAAACGCTTAATGTCAGGATTGCCGAACGTAGCTTTAACTGCGATTAAATATGTTATTGCTCATGAATCTGGCAATCCGAATAATTATGGACCGAATGCTTTGGAAAACGAACTAGCTTTTATGAATCAAAATAAAGCCACTGCCTTTACTTCTCACTGGGTAGGCGGTGGTGGACGGATCGTGCAAGTTGCGCCAGTTAATCGTGTGCAATATGGTTGTGGTCCTATAGGTAATCCACTTAGCTATGCACAAGTAGAGTTGGCTCGAACGAATGACAAGGAACAATTTAAAAAGGATTATGCCGCTTACATTTGGTTACTAAGAGAACTTGCAAAAGAGGCTGGAATGCCTATTGTACTAGATAGTAGTGGCGATGGTATTAAGTCGCATCGTTGGATCGCAGATACTTTAGGCGGTACAACTCATAATGACCCATTTCCGTATTTACAAACCATGGGAATCACAGATGAACAATTCAAACTAGATATTAAAAATGGTTTGGATAAACAACAAACAGATAAGGATGATGACATAATGCAATTTACAAACGAAACTACAAAAGCAGCAGTACGTGATTACATCAAACAATCTGTAGATAAAAAGCTGATTGATAAGTCATGGCTAGATAAATTTGACCAAGGCACTATGACAGGCGGCGACTATGAAGGACTAAAAATCATCATTGCGCAACGTAGTAACTAA
- a CDS encoding PucR family transcriptional regulator, with protein sequence MTLLNELLALQNDLLYNRVELKELYEHQYELNHIILLHIEGPEEIYTMKHNFFIDYSLFVFKHLRLVLQSLPASKNIYFLQHPEQTCILLSFQNATTDSVIQKQLEAALMDSYIRHYVMAIGTPFKTMTELESQLDHVIKIMPIGRKLYPNERVFSYNRLGIYKFLISLSNHEQVLQYVDKILGPLDKVLLHTLEVYLSQNGNASKTAKLLYVNRRTVTLRLKKIQELCQVDLQDSESIFILNFCLKIKDIH encoded by the coding sequence TTGACATTGTTAAATGAACTGTTAGCTTTGCAAAATGATCTTCTTTACAATAGGGTGGAACTAAAAGAATTGTATGAACATCAGTATGAGCTAAACCATATTATTTTACTACATATTGAAGGACCAGAAGAAATTTATACGATGAAGCATAATTTTTTTATTGATTATTCATTATTCGTCTTCAAACATTTAAGATTAGTTCTGCAAAGCTTACCTGCTAGTAAGAATATTTATTTTTTACAACACCCTGAACAAACGTGTATATTGTTATCATTCCAAAATGCAACGACAGATTCAGTTATTCAAAAGCAATTAGAAGCTGCTTTAATGGATTCCTATATTCGCCATTACGTCATGGCAATTGGCACACCTTTTAAAACTATGACAGAGCTAGAAAGTCAGTTAGATCATGTGATAAAAATTATGCCAATCGGTCGTAAGCTTTATCCGAATGAAAGGGTATTCTCTTACAATAGACTAGGCATTTATAAATTTTTAATTTCCTTAAGTAATCATGAACAAGTATTGCAATATGTCGATAAGATTTTAGGACCATTAGATAAGGTATTGCTTCATACGCTAGAGGTATATCTTTCTCAAAATGGTAATGCATCAAAAACGGCTAAACTTTTATATGTGAATCGGCGCACAGTCACACTTCGATTGAAAAAAATACAAGAATTATGTCAGGTGGATTTACAGGATTCGGAATCCATTTTTATTTTAAATTTTTGTCTGAAAATTAAGGACATACATTAA
- a CDS encoding antitoxin VbhA family protein, which yields MSKYSIANTTREERAERLAQAEAINSLGAKPVAPEDQELFQRHIDGELEIEEVIQMLIDKYKKSPKALND from the coding sequence ATGAGTAAATACAGCATTGCTAATACAACCAGAGAAGAAAGAGCAGAAAGATTAGCGCAAGCGGAAGCAATTAACAGCTTAGGAGCTAAACCAGTAGCGCCTGAAGATCAGGAATTATTTCAGAGACATATTGACGGTGAATTGGAAATTGAGGAAGTAATACAGATGTTGATTGATAAATACAAAAAATCTCCTAAAGCTCTGAATGATTAA
- a CDS encoding XtrA/YqaO family protein yields the protein MRLKQLEISNDGILQVDIMELPENCVNVLSDGIAKFTELPAQAKTKIVTYQGKVKRVEFDEGEEF from the coding sequence GTGCGTTTAAAACAACTAGAAATTTCAAATGACGGCATCCTACAAGTTGACATCATGGAATTACCAGAAAATTGCGTCAACGTACTTTCTGATGGCATCGCTAAATTCACTGAGCTTCCGGCGCAAGCTAAAACTAAGATCGTTACTTATCAAGGGAAGGTAAAACGGGTTGAGTTTGATGAAGGTGAGGAGTTTTGA
- a CDS encoding YjcZ family sporulation protein, whose protein sequence is MGYCGEIREERRERNPFALVVVLFILLIIVGTSFMNRCY, encoded by the coding sequence ATGGGATACTGCGGAGAAATTCGCGAAGAGCGTCGCGAACGAAACCCATTCGCTTTAGTCGTTGTTCTATTCATTCTTCTGATTATTGTCGGCACTAGTTTTATGAATAGATGTTATTAA
- a CDS encoding YukJ family protein: MPLFKYGVLKGKVVDVRPVDSFDKTPHYEVHIRATKKDKSEENYRIAINVASKVKPSEVLYFVSEDFNSKHITIIPHYEEGFTEVTSENREIALDYIRGGLFDPQKMIPLPATKNGLDNDLNEKVNKYMQEAMTKKATVYAYGEKFKNEDVKDKYFGFSPGRGIHDIHMNQGNSRDFRKDDGIWQDGGVLIHFEEENRWVGIFLAFQSQSWCTDDEGHATKPVSVCNHTNRKSVIEI; encoded by the coding sequence ATGCCCTTATTCAAGTACGGAGTGTTAAAAGGCAAAGTTGTTGACGTGAGACCTGTGGATTCATTTGACAAAACCCCTCATTACGAAGTGCATATTCGGGCAACAAAGAAGGACAAAAGCGAAGAGAATTATAGGATTGCGATCAATGTTGCCTCTAAGGTAAAGCCTTCAGAAGTCCTGTATTTTGTTAGTGAAGATTTTAACTCGAAGCATATAACAATTATTCCACATTACGAAGAAGGATTTACAGAGGTTACTAGTGAAAATCGTGAAATTGCATTAGATTATATTCGCGGTGGCTTATTTGATCCCCAAAAAATGATTCCTCTCCCTGCAACAAAGAACGGACTAGACAATGACTTAAATGAGAAAGTTAATAAATATATGCAAGAGGCTATGACTAAAAAAGCTACAGTTTACGCTTACGGAGAAAAATTTAAAAATGAAGATGTAAAAGATAAATATTTCGGTTTTTCTCCAGGCAGAGGCATACATGATATTCATATGAATCAAGGAAATAGTAGAGATTTTAGAAAAGACGACGGGATATGGCAAGATGGTGGCGTACTCATTCATTTTGAGGAAGAAAATAGATGGGTTGGTATATTCCTTGCATTCCAATCTCAATCTTGGTGTACAGATGACGAGGGACATGCTACTAAGCCAGTTAGTGTATGTAACCATACCAATAGAAAATCAGTAATAGAAATTTAA
- a CDS encoding DUF1177 domain-containing protein, whose product MALKQTLTILDVLDHPKVNGEKVIQLFERYDGVEAFYQTVQGEQGATDFVKIVIPGTEGKLNHGHAPSLGIIGQLGGIGARPERSGFVSDGDGAVAPIAVALKLAEMKDRGDVLAGDVYITTHICPSAPTEPYESVEFMSSPVDVFTMNQYEVLEEMDAIISIDTTKGNKVMNHRGIAISPTVKRGYVLKFADDLIRIKEMTTGELPVTIAVTTLDMTPYGNHVYHINSILQSAVATSAPVVGLAITTKSVVPSSGTGANHEIDIAQAARFSIEVAKEFGRGTAKFYNENEFKRLNKLYGSMTHLQTLGVTTNE is encoded by the coding sequence ATGGCGCTAAAGCAGACATTAACGATTTTAGATGTATTAGATCATCCAAAAGTGAATGGTGAAAAAGTGATACAACTATTTGAAAGATATGACGGTGTAGAAGCCTTCTATCAAACTGTACAAGGTGAACAAGGTGCAACAGACTTTGTGAAAATTGTCATTCCAGGCACGGAAGGAAAATTGAATCATGGGCATGCACCTTCTTTGGGAATTATTGGACAGCTTGGCGGTATAGGGGCAAGACCTGAACGTAGCGGCTTTGTGTCAGATGGTGATGGAGCAGTTGCGCCTATTGCGGTTGCTTTAAAGCTTGCAGAAATGAAGGACCGTGGTGATGTATTAGCAGGAGATGTATATATTACTACTCATATTTGTCCGAGTGCACCAACTGAGCCGTATGAGTCGGTAGAATTTATGAGTTCCCCAGTAGATGTTTTTACGATGAATCAATATGAAGTTTTAGAAGAAATGGATGCCATTATTTCAATTGACACAACAAAGGGTAATAAAGTAATGAATCACCGAGGAATTGCTATTTCTCCAACAGTAAAAAGAGGGTATGTGTTAAAATTTGCAGATGATTTAATTCGCATTAAAGAAATGACAACAGGTGAGTTGCCGGTTACTATTGCAGTAACAACACTAGATATGACGCCGTATGGAAATCATGTCTATCATATTAATAGTATTTTACAGTCAGCGGTAGCTACATCTGCACCAGTAGTGGGCTTAGCAATAACGACAAAAAGTGTTGTGCCGAGTAGTGGAACAGGTGCCAATCATGAAATAGATATTGCTCAGGCTGCACGTTTTAGTATTGAAGTAGCGAAGGAATTCGGAAGGGGTACAGCTAAGTTTTATAATGAAAATGAATTTAAGCGTTTGAATAAATTATACGGTTCAATGACACATCTTCAAACTTTAGGGGTGACTACGAATGAATAA
- a CDS encoding NADAR family protein, with protein MKETKDFVFFWGKQDVFSNFYYSPFKHQGQLFNWSEQAVMYRKAKLFGADKIAMQIMRAQTPEECKQLGRSRQIPFDDKVWQENREKVYLEVLFDKFSNPKLKSILLKTGSKTLAEASPFDKIWGIGIDCNHPDATNPSKWRGLNLLGKTLEKVRETVTEME; from the coding sequence ATGAAAGAAACTAAAGACTTTGTATTTTTCTGGGGAAAACAAGATGTATTTTCAAACTTTTATTACTCACCGTTTAAACATCAAGGACAGTTATTTAATTGGAGCGAACAAGCTGTTATGTATCGAAAAGCTAAACTATTTGGCGCAGATAAAATTGCTATGCAAATTATGAGAGCACAAACACCAGAAGAATGTAAGCAGTTAGGACGTAGTAGACAAATTCCATTTGATGATAAAGTTTGGCAAGAAAATCGAGAAAAAGTATATTTAGAAGTACTTTTTGATAAATTCTCAAATCCAAAATTAAAATCAATACTTTTGAAAACAGGAAGCAAGACATTAGCCGAAGCTAGTCCATTCGATAAGATATGGGGAATAGGTATTGACTGCAATCATCCAGATGCTACAAATCCTTCTAAATGGCGAGGTTTAAATTTATTAGGTAAAACACTTGAAAAAGTTAGAGAAACTGTAACTGAAATGGAGTGA
- a CDS encoding BH0509 family protein, translating to MSKQEREEIIAIIMLRKNYAEEMLRNMSDEQLIKTLDEL from the coding sequence TTGTCTAAGCAAGAACGTGAAGAAATTATTGCCATTATCATGCTGCGTAAAAATTATGCGGAGGAAATGCTACGAAATATGTCGGACGAGCAGCTAATAAAGACGTTGGATGAGTTGTAA
- a CDS encoding 3'-5' exonuclease, whose amino-acid sequence MNWLKKLFSKKQPIINKSVEKQEPKEEIKVQEENELGSIKLRMNEPSTLTLRAEFNEPKRINDSKEYLKYTKTRKFVVDFTVLDFETTGLDPEESSIIQIAAVKYRNFEKVDEFFTYINPIENIPAKITRITGITNEDVEDAPYIFDKIYELVEFLEGETIVAHNAPFDMKFLLTNINNMKKLSYVKYRVIDTLSLSRKYIDFTKNHKLATLKSFLKLNHLKSHDALHDCYVTAELYKYCYEENLVKN is encoded by the coding sequence ATGAATTGGTTAAAAAAATTATTTTCTAAAAAACAACCAATTATTAATAAATCTGTTGAAAAACAAGAACCTAAAGAGGAAATTAAAGTACAGGAAGAAAATGAACTTGGTTCTATAAAACTAAGAATGAATGAGCCTTCCACACTTACATTAAGGGCTGAATTTAATGAGCCAAAACGTATAAATGATAGTAAAGAATACTTAAAGTACACAAAGACAAGAAAATTCGTTGTTGATTTTACAGTACTTGATTTTGAAACTACTGGACTTGATCCAGAGGAAAGTTCTATTATTCAAATAGCAGCAGTTAAATATCGCAACTTTGAAAAGGTAGATGAATTTTTCACTTACATAAATCCGATTGAGAATATACCAGCAAAGATAACGCGTATCACTGGAATTACAAATGAAGATGTAGAGGACGCTCCTTATATATTCGATAAGATATATGAATTAGTGGAGTTTTTAGAAGGTGAAACAATTGTAGCTCACAATGCTCCTTTTGATATGAAATTTTTACTTACAAATATTAATAATATGAAAAAATTATCTTATGTAAAATATCGAGTTATTGACACGTTATCACTTTCTCGTAAATATATTGACTTTACGAAAAATCACAAATTGGCTACATTGAAAAGTTTCTTAAAATTGAATCATTTAAAATCACACGATGCACTACACGATTGCTATGTAACTGCTGAATTGTATAAATATTGTTATGAAGAAAACTTAGTTAAAAATTAG
- a CDS encoding class I SAM-dependent methyltransferase produces the protein MREIKTIVTTAGRPDDLSLALAAFACEQLGASFEPRKKRSVRKISQELHAHVIVAGKNRFEYYAFGANEPFFFHPNSAAFRLKRIARGEAEPFLEAAQLVTGDSVLDCTLGLAADAMLAAYTVGEAGRVVGLEANPNVAFIVEQGMKSYDTTELPLTACMRHIEVVQAEAISYLKALPDNSFDVVYMDPMFEEVIEEANNFEALRLAGEHVTLTDEWVSEAKRVARKRVVLKAHFRSEWFAKYQFRQYTRTTAKFHYGVLNVD, from the coding sequence ATGCGAGAAATAAAAACTATTGTTACGACAGCGGGCAGACCAGACGATTTATCGTTGGCGCTCGCTGCTTTTGCGTGTGAACAATTAGGTGCTTCGTTTGAGCCAAGAAAAAAGCGTTCTGTTCGGAAGATTTCACAGGAATTGCATGCACATGTGATCGTTGCTGGGAAAAATCGCTTTGAGTATTATGCTTTTGGTGCAAATGAGCCGTTTTTCTTTCATCCGAATTCAGCGGCGTTTCGCTTAAAGCGTATAGCTCGTGGGGAAGCGGAGCCGTTTTTAGAAGCGGCACAGCTTGTAACAGGGGATTCGGTGCTTGATTGTACGTTGGGACTTGCTGCGGATGCTATGTTGGCGGCTTATACAGTTGGCGAAGCAGGCCGAGTTGTTGGGCTGGAAGCGAATCCGAATGTGGCATTTATTGTTGAGCAGGGTATGAAATCCTACGATACGACAGAGCTACCGTTAACTGCATGTATGCGCCATATTGAAGTGGTGCAGGCTGAAGCAATTAGCTATTTAAAGGCTTTACCGGACAATTCGTTTGATGTCGTGTATATGGATCCGATGTTTGAAGAGGTTATTGAAGAAGCCAATAATTTTGAGGCATTACGCTTAGCTGGGGAGCATGTGACATTAACAGATGAATGGGTAAGTGAGGCGAAACGAGTGGCGAGAAAGCGTGTCGTGTTAAAGGCTCATTTCCGCTCAGAATGGTTTGCCAAATATCAATTTCGGCAATATACAAGAACGACTGCGAAGTTTCATTATGGTGTTCTGAACGTTGACTGA
- a CDS encoding PucR family transcriptional regulator ligand-binding domain-containing protein — MWYNAMQCLNEIAFVIIVKFVGNTLSYITKIHKGGDCMLIRDVMDIMEPLQGYFLCGHEGNEREVTCVEVMEVPNLEDWVEKGTLVLTTFYSVKASPISQLQLIKILIEKNAAGLIVKLGRFISELPKEAIELAQKFQFPIIILPSNIPYIQVLSPIYKKLNVTNGKLMEPFSTNLPETVEQLLNELYENYGIVSYVENPEGKLLAIGHYAINDTWRNNNLLFSRHLQQDTFYDEFLYQEEVFIADKENLNRFVAPLFYKGHFIRGVSFYVSLKKTTGYLNV; from the coding sequence TTGTGGTATAATGCAATGCAATGTCTCAACGAAATTGCTTTTGTTATTATTGTGAAATTCGTTGGCAACACGTTAAGTTACATTACAAAAATTCATAAAGGCGGAGATTGTATGCTAATACGTGATGTTATGGATATTATGGAACCACTGCAAGGCTATTTTTTATGTGGTCATGAAGGAAATGAACGTGAAGTGACATGTGTTGAAGTAATGGAAGTTCCAAATTTAGAAGATTGGGTAGAAAAAGGTACGTTAGTTTTGACTACTTTTTATTCAGTTAAAGCTAGTCCGATCTCTCAATTACAACTGATTAAAATTCTAATTGAAAAAAACGCTGCGGGTTTAATTGTTAAACTAGGTCGATTCATTTCTGAACTGCCGAAAGAAGCGATTGAATTAGCTCAAAAATTTCAATTCCCTATTATTATATTACCATCAAACATACCATATATTCAGGTTCTATCTCCGATTTATAAAAAGCTGAATGTGACGAATGGTAAACTAATGGAACCTTTTTCAACGAACTTACCTGAAACTGTAGAGCAGTTATTAAATGAGCTTTATGAGAACTATGGTATTGTTTCCTATGTAGAAAATCCAGAAGGAAAGTTACTAGCAATCGGTCATTACGCCATCAATGATACGTGGCGCAACAACAATTTACTGTTTTCTCGTCATTTACAACAAGATACATTTTATGATGAGTTTCTTTATCAAGAAGAGGTGTTTATTGCTGATAAAGAAAATTTAAATCGGTTTGTTGCACCGTTATTTTATAAAGGTCATTTTATACGGGGTGTTTCATTTTACGTATCGCTCAAAAAAACAACGGGATATCTTAACGTTTGA
- a CDS encoding YrzE family protein produces MKVRTYFKEVLIFILLMIITTLILGILNSAFSFNDSIISPVATFLGALSGAAITGGIAIKVAQDQNMNQNMLFEEQVKKREEELQSEKRSIEFNKNYNQIVVLFYIEKDLIIMMQECIKLNKQYRQVIQNDNLYQTVSKVKFSDGKYWMDIDKIIDVDLRIKLQMFREQYDSLVNLHRKSTIEYQDELELVSIEIEKLLHLEKDNKITKEERVHLKQKQLKKLNLEADWEYYYQEKQYAWNAFSDLAHYEFGEDLRKRVRGELEKSCDFCGVEEPIDLSQFINY; encoded by the coding sequence TTGAAAGTAAGAACTTATTTTAAAGAGGTTTTAATATTTATTTTATTAATGATAATAACTACATTAATTTTAGGGATACTAAATTCTGCTTTTAGCTTTAATGATAGTATTATAAGTCCAGTTGCAACTTTTTTAGGGGCTCTTTCAGGAGCGGCAATTACAGGAGGGATTGCAATTAAAGTAGCTCAGGATCAAAATATGAATCAAAATATGCTATTTGAAGAACAGGTTAAAAAAAGAGAAGAAGAACTTCAAAGTGAAAAAAGGAGTATAGAGTTTAATAAGAATTATAACCAAATAGTGGTTCTTTTTTACATTGAAAAGGATCTTATTATTATGATGCAAGAATGTATTAAATTAAATAAACAATATAGACAAGTAATACAAAATGATAATTTATATCAAACCGTGTCTAAAGTGAAATTTTCTGATGGTAAATATTGGATGGATATTGATAAAATTATTGATGTTGATTTACGTATTAAACTACAAATGTTTAGAGAACAATATGATTCCTTAGTAAATTTGCATCGAAAAAGTACTATAGAATATCAAGACGAGTTAGAATTAGTAAGCATTGAGATAGAAAAATTATTACATTTAGAGAAAGATAATAAAATAACAAAAGAAGAAAGAGTGCATTTAAAGCAGAAGCAGCTTAAGAAACTAAATTTAGAGGCAGATTGGGAATACTATTATCAAGAAAAGCAATATGCTTGGAATGCTTTTTCAGATTTAGCTCATTACGAATTTGGAGAAGATTTAAGAAAGAGAGTTAGAGGAGAATTAGAAAAAAGTTGTGATTTTTGTGGAGTTGAGGAACCAATTGATTTATCACAATTTATAAATTATTAA
- a CDS encoding TIGR02452 family protein, giving the protein MNRKEIAQETLRIQEQGYYEYRGERIDFADAQKFSEENSELIDPKQGENIVQECLKLPKMQQPPLSSIGNEATVKAIIDFAEAGKEKIGVLNFASAKNPGGGFLKGAMAQEESLAASSGLYKTQLCNEGYYKANRANRSMMYTNYAIYSPDVVFFRDERFALMKQPVTASVLTLPAVNYGQVVAKEKNSQEAERVMKDRMRLALAIFAHKGDKHIILGAYGCGVFRNEPQKIATWWRELLEDEGYGQLFTEVRFAVLDTSKNHSCISAFTNIID; this is encoded by the coding sequence ATGAATCGAAAAGAAATAGCTCAGGAGACGTTGCGAATTCAAGAGCAAGGTTATTATGAATATCGTGGCGAGCGAATTGATTTTGCGGATGCACAGAAATTTTCAGAGGAAAATAGTGAGTTGATTGACCCGAAGCAGGGGGAAAATATCGTTCAGGAATGTCTTAAGCTTCCAAAAATGCAACAACCGCCTTTATCTTCTATAGGTAATGAGGCAACGGTGAAAGCAATAATTGACTTTGCTGAAGCAGGAAAAGAGAAAATTGGAGTGTTAAACTTTGCGAGTGCAAAAAATCCTGGTGGTGGATTTTTAAAAGGTGCTATGGCTCAGGAGGAAAGTTTGGCAGCTTCCAGCGGGTTATATAAAACGCAGCTTTGTAATGAGGGCTATTATAAGGCAAATCGTGCGAATCGATCGATGATGTATACGAATTATGCAATTTATTCTCCAGATGTAGTCTTTTTCCGAGATGAGCGCTTTGCTCTGATGAAACAGCCAGTGACAGCCTCGGTGCTAACGTTACCTGCTGTGAACTACGGACAGGTTGTGGCGAAGGAGAAAAATAGTCAGGAAGCAGAACGTGTAATGAAGGATCGAATGCGATTAGCATTAGCGATCTTCGCACATAAAGGAGACAAGCATATAATTTTAGGAGCATATGGCTGTGGTGTCTTTCGAAATGAACCACAAAAAATTGCTACATGGTGGCGTGAGCTATTAGAGGATGAAGGCTATGGACAATTGTTTACAGAGGTTAGATTCGCCGTATTAGATACTTCTAAAAATCACAGTTGCATTAGTGCTTTTACTAATATAATAGATTAA
- a CDS encoding sigma factor-like helix-turn-helix DNA-binding protein produces MAKLRFIDGMTYQEIADKLGYSYGYIRKVVSQGNKEVTTTLVKA; encoded by the coding sequence ATAGCTAAGCTGCGTTTTATCGATGGTATGACATATCAAGAGATTGCCGATAAGTTAGGATATTCTTATGGCTATATTCGTAAGGTAGTGTCACAAGGTAACAAAGAGGTAACAACGACACTTGTCAAAGCGTGA
- a CDS encoding site-specific integrase, which translates to MKVVQPIRDPKKVNAMLQYLKSINERDYMLFYIGISAGLRISDMLQLRKEDVQYAHIDIVEKKTNKPKRFTFPPYIRKDVQRYIQGLSEGEYLFKSRQGDNRPIDRSTAYRILRKAAEECGIREIGTHTLRKTFGYHFYLKSKDIVALQALFNHSSPETTLRYVGINQDVLDKAIDNF; encoded by the coding sequence ATGAAAGTTGTTCAGCCGATACGTGATCCAAAAAAGGTAAATGCAATGCTTCAGTATTTAAAAAGCATAAATGAAAGAGATTATATGTTGTTCTATATCGGTATAAGTGCTGGTCTTCGAATATCTGACATGCTACAGCTTCGAAAAGAAGATGTTCAATACGCTCATATAGATATCGTGGAAAAAAAGACAAACAAGCCAAAACGATTCACTTTTCCACCGTATATAAGGAAAGATGTTCAACGCTATATACAAGGTTTGAGTGAAGGTGAGTATCTATTTAAAAGTCGACAAGGGGACAATCGACCAATTGATAGATCGACAGCGTATCGAATCTTACGTAAAGCAGCAGAGGAATGTGGAATTAGAGAAATAGGGACACATACATTACGCAAAACATTTGGTTATCATTTCTATTTAAAGTCAAAAGACATAGTGGCATTACAAGCTTTATTCAATCACTCATCACCAGAAACAACATTGAGATATGTAGGAATCAACCAAGACGTATTGGATAAAGCAATAGACAATTTTTAA